TAAAGAAGACCTTTTTCATGCACAAGAAGAGGTAAAAAAAGCATTGAGTTTACTTAGGCTCCAACTTAATGATAAAAAAACGCAGATATTTCCAGTGAAAAATGGATTTCCCTTTTTGGGGCTTTACTTACGGCAAGATCGCCTACGTATTTTAAGAAATAACCTCAAGAGCATAAAGCAAAGGCTTAGGCATCAAGCAAAAAAAATGCGAAGAGATCAAAATCTACAGCATGTAACACAATCTCTTCAAGCATGGACTGGATATTATGGACGGAAGCAGTTTCAATACATCTTCGATGAAATTCTTTCTAAACAGAGTTTTTACCGCGATGATTTAAAACAATGCTTCACCTTCACCTTAACTTATGGCTAAAGGGATTTACCGATAGAAATCTAACCGTGTTGTTCGTGGGGCTTCGTTTAACAACAACAAGCAAAACTTGCGTGTTGGGTATCGTAACAACAACAACGATAATAACAGGAACAATAAACTCGGATTTCGCCCCCAATACACAAAACATAAATCTCTCCTAACGGTTTGTGCTATGTGTGGTGTGTGTTTTGTCGCTTACGGGTTACAAAAGTGAGCCATTGTTGTATAGGTAAATTCCTGCTTCGACGAAAGTCGAGGCAAAGTTCTTTTTGGCCCTTATCCTTCGAGATCGGGGCCATTTTTTAATCCCCAATCGTATGCCGCAGCAAAACCAAGATCAACGTCCCCAAGTATCTGCCCTTGTGTCTGCCCTTTTGCAAGCAATGGAATCCGGCCAAGAAGTCTATATTGCCAATCTCAAGGCAGTGGTTCCACATTGTTTTAGGATCCATATGCACCATGAAGCCTACGACCAGATGCGCCCCCACTTCACACATTTTAAGGTTATTGCGATGCAAGAGCTTGATAAGCGTTTAGAGGCTTTGAAAAAACAAGGCATCGGTGATTTTTGGGCTAAAATATGGCGTTTGATACGGGGTGTTGTCCTCAAACAGCCTTTACCGAAATTGGAAATCTCGACATTGGGGCGATGGGAAATAGAGGTGATTCAGGCATTTGACCTTGATTTGCCGATGGGGTATTTGCGCGTGGAGGCTGGTTTTTCCTCGATTGGTAAGCCCAGCTCCCTTTCCGAATCGGTGTTTATGGGCGCTCAAACCAAAGGATTGTCTTTTATGGTACAGGGAGATCAAGCCCTAAAAACGGCTCCCTTGGCTGGCGGCATGGCCGCAACAAGTCCATCACCACAAACCGAAGAAGATGTTTTTGCTACCTTGTCTTGGATGAACCCAGCCACCCAGTCCGAGCAACAATTTCACATCAAAACGCCCTACTTGGCCATTGGGCGGGAAGGTGCATCGGATGCGGAGTACGCACATCTGCCCGTCCTCCGGCTTTCGGGTGTTCCTGCGGAAATCTCAAGGGTACATGGCTATTTTCAGTATAAGGCCACAGAAGGCACGTTCCGCTTTAAAAACTTGGGACTACATGGCACAACCATCCTGCCACCCGCCAGAGAAACGGAGGACGGATGGGCGATTCTTGCCCCTAATTGTAGATTGTGTTTAGGAAATAAGTTGTTTGTGGATTTTGCTCAACGATGAAGGGGGATTTTTGCAGGGTTTTAGGACTTTGTTGGGTTGTGATGAGGTTGGTGGTTGGCTTGGGCTATGCACCGCTTATTACCCGTCGTAGGAAGATGCCACCCCGCTGGGGCTTTTCTTTGTACCGGGAATGGTTTTCTACGAAGATGCCACCCCTACGGGGCTTTCCTTTTCGTTTGATGTCGGCTTTCTACGAAGATGTCACCCCTACGGGGCTGGGCTTTGCGTTTGATGTCGGCTTTCTACGAAGATGCCACCCCTACGGGGCTTTTCTTTTCGTTTGATGTCGGCTTTCTACGAAGATGCCACCCCTACGGGGCTTTTCTTTTCGTTTGATGTCGGCTTTCTACGAAGATGTCGCTCGCTGGGGCTGGGTTGTGCGTTTGATGTCGGGTTTCTACGAAGATGCCATCTCGCTGGGGCTGTGCTTGGTCATGGCTAAAGCCGGAAGGGGTGGCCGTTGCACACAGCCCCACGCTGAAGCATGGGGTTAATATGAAGCCGGAGAACAGGGGACAACGTTGC
The nucleotide sequence above comes from Rhodothermia bacterium. Encoded proteins:
- a CDS encoding RNA-directed DNA polymerase, which encodes MGLISKLLATYHSDISYYFRFPQDNLFDAARPRGLPIGNLTSQWFANFYLNSIDRLIKQKLKLPGYVRYMDDFVLFADSKEDLFHAQEEVKKALSLLRLQLNDKKTQIFPVKNGFPFLGLYLRQDRLRILRNNLKSIKQRLRHQAKKMRRDQNLQHVTQSLQAWTGYYGRKQFQYIFDEILSKQSFYRDDLKQCFTFTLTYG